The segment AAGGCGTAACAATGAATACGCCTGAGTGGTTTTGGTTCAAGCCGCAGAACTGATGCGAATCCGTTTGGAAGTGTTTCTGCTTGCTTTCCCCCCGGGTTTTTCCGACACCAAGCCAACAATTTCCTATGAAAAAACTCAACATCGGACTCATCGGCTACGGCTTCATGGGCCGCGCGCATTCCAACGCCTATCGCAAGGTCAACAATTTCTTCGACCTCAAATATCAACCGGTCCTCAAAGCCATCTGTGCCCGCAGCGTGGACAACGCAAAAGCCTTCGCCTCCAAATGGGGCTACGAATCCGTCGAAACCGACTGGCGGAAGCTCGTCCTGCGCGATGACATCGATCTCATCGACGTCGCCACACCGAACAACACGCATGCGGAAATCGCCATCGCCGCCGCCAGAGCCGGCAAGATGATCCTCTGCGAAAAACCCCTTGGCCTGAACGCCGCAGACGCGGAGAAGATGGTCGCTGCAGTCGAAAAAGCCAAAGTTCCCAACATGGTTTGGTACAATTACCGCCGTTGTCCGGCCGTGATGCTTGCCAAGCAATTGATTGACGAGGAAAAGCTAGGTCGCATCTTCCACTATCGCGCAAAGTTTCTGCAGGACTGGACCATCAGCCCCGATCTTCCGCAGGGCGGCACGGCTCTCTGGCGGCTCGACGTGAAGGCCGCCGGCTCCGGCGTCACCGGCGATCTGCTCGCGCATTGCATTGATACCGCCATGTGGCTGAACGGCTCGATTGATTCCGTCAGCGCGATGACGGAAACCTTCATCAAGGAACGCAAACATAATCTTACCGGCAAGGTGGAAAAGGTCGGCATTGACGACGCCTGCGCCTTTCTCGCGCGCTTCAATAACGGCTCGCTCGCGACGTTTGAATCAACACGTTACGCCCGCGGCCACAAAGCGCTATACACCTTCGAGATCA is part of the Candidatus Angelobacter sp. genome and harbors:
- a CDS encoding Gfo/Idh/MocA family oxidoreductase, which translates into the protein MKKLNIGLIGYGFMGRAHSNAYRKVNNFFDLKYQPVLKAICARSVDNAKAFASKWGYESVETDWRKLVLRDDIDLIDVATPNNTHAEIAIAAARAGKMILCEKPLGLNAADAEKMVAAVEKAKVPNMVWYNYRRCPAVMLAKQLIDEEKLGRIFHYRAKFLQDWTISPDLPQGGTALWRLDVKAAGSGVTGDLLAHCIDTAMWLNGSIDSVSAMTETFIKERKHNLTGKVEKVGIDDACAFLARFNNGSLATFESTRYARGHKALYTFEINGEHASIFWDLHDLHRLQYFDHRDEGRVRGWRSIHVSD